A window of Parambassis ranga chromosome 10, fParRan2.1, whole genome shotgun sequence contains these coding sequences:
- the mospd1 gene encoding motile sperm domain-containing protein 1, which yields MQQQHRQPELVEGNLPVFVFPTELVFYADEQTSHKQVLTLYNPYEFALKFKVLCTAPNKYTVVDATGAVKPQCCVDIVIRHRDVRACHYGVYDKFRLQVSEQSQRKALGRKEVTATLRPSASQEPPSPRPQDEERRIREQFAESEFFEQTSFQTESRPVAGGPSLLTVLLGLVCMAALMLPTLGEQESTVPVYLHLSVNKKLVAAYVLGLLTMVILRT from the exons atgcagcagcagcatcgaCAGCCTGAGCTGGTGGAAGGAAACCTTCCTGTCTTTGTGTTCCCCACTGAGCTCGTCTTCTATGCTGATGAGCAGACATCTCACAAGCAGGTGCTCACCCTCTACAATCCCTATGAGTTCGCCCTCAAATTTAAAG TGCTGTGCACAGCGCCAAATAAGTACACTGTGGTGGATGCTACAGGAGCTGTCAAGCCACAGTGCTGCGTTGACAT AGTTATCAGACATAGAGATGTGCGAGCATGCCATTATGGGGTCTACGACAAGTTCCGACTGCAGGTGTCGGAACAGAGTCAGCGAAAAGCTCTTGGTCGCAAAGAGGTGACGGCCACACTTCGTCCCTCAGCCTCACAGGAGCCCCCGAGCCCCAGGCCCCAAGATGAGGAACGCAGAATCAGAGAGCAGTTTGCGGAGAGCGAGTTTTTTGAACAGACTTCATTTCAGACAG AGAGCCGTCCTGTTGCTGGAGGACCCAGTCTGCTGACAGTGCTGCTTGGGCTGGTTTGTATGGCCGCCCTCATGCTCCCAACGCTGGGGGAGCAAGAATCTACTGTGCCTGTCTACCTCCACTTAAGTGTTAACAAGAAACTTGTAGCTGCTTATGTTCTTG GTCTTCTTACAATGGTCATCCTACGCACATGA